The region TTCCATTGCAGAGAAGAGACCAGCCACCCCCATACCAATGGCACAGATCGGctctgggtgaaaaaaaaaataataataataatttgcagCAATACAGGTGGCACAGGAACGCACTTATCTGTAACCAAAGTATTTCTAAATACTATTTACTGCATAAACTAGCCACTGATAGAAAGCAAGAGAACTTAGGACGCAAATGCGCCGTAAGTCATGTTAGAACAAATTTTCAACCAGCCGTTCTGAAACCATATGACAAAGTAAATTGTTCCCAGAATAAGTATTCGCAACATTTGTAACTACTCGTTACCAACAGATAGTGGCAAGTGGCCTGACCATTAGGCAAATGGACTGTCCTGCAATAATCAAATTTAGTGAAGCAGTCATATCAATGGGCCAGAACTACAGTTTACCACAAACTTAAAAAGATCAGTTTTATATGCAGCACACGGATACAGTGTTACATACCTAGCAAGGCAATTTAGGTTGGCTTTTGTTTtctgaggtttaacgtcccaaagcgactcaggctatgagggacgccgtagtcaagtgccccagataatttcggccacctggggttctttatcgtacactgccatcacacagtacacgagcctctagcacttcgcctccatcgaaatgtgaccgccgcagccgggatcgaaagAGCCCTTTTGATAAGCAGCCAAGCACCGTAACCAGTGAGCGTCTGTGGCGGTTTTCAAAGAAGTTTAAAACACCGCAACTGCACTGTTTTGCTATTGAAGAGGCTGTGCTAAATGTCCAATCTGCTGTCTCTGCCAAAACTAATCGAGCACCCGAGCCGGCGGTGGAGCGGGCTCACAGCCGAGTGGCGGCGCTGCGGTCTCCGGTGCCGGCTGTGAGTGTAAAGTGGCTGATGTTAGCCTGCACCCTCGCTCATTACGACAGCACTCCAAAGGCGCGAAATTGTTTGCCGCCCAAGCTGCCCGCTTACTTCTTATCATCCAAGGATGGGGAGCAAGGGCGGCGGGTTACATCCCCCACTTTAAACTCGCAGCCAGGGAGCAGGGCCCAGCGCCGCGAACTGCAGCACCGCCGCTCGGCCTCAAAGCCGCTCCCGCGATCATCatggctgctcggttacttttggcaaagacactGCATTGCATTTGTCAGAATCTGAACACTTTTTTTTAACAGTATGTGTGCAGAACTATACATGCTGCATGGTTCCAACGAAGCAAGGCCTCAAGCAAGAATATAAGAGGATAGCAAGTGCCCCCAACAATTTTAACAATGTAAGAACCATACCTTGGTCCCTGCCTTCCAATTTGTACAGGGTAAGGAGACTTGCTAGGGCCTTCAAATAAGTCAGCATCAATGAAAGAAACGCAACATCAGGATGGCATAAAATGTAAGCTTGGGCCAACCAGAACGCACTTTTCTATGTTCTTACACTGAGATTGTGTGCATAATATTTTGACGGAAAAGGCCATGCCTAAAACATGCCAAGTATGTGACAATCTACGTCACACTGTGCGCCTTCACAGTAGTGCACAAAAAGCATCCGCGTTTGGTGGTAGGTTATGTGCAGCTGAACATTCCAAAGCTACACTTGGGCTATAACGGACGCTAACGGGAGGGCTATCGGCTAATTTTCACCATCTGAGGTTCCTCAGCGCACAGTGATATCGCATAGCGCAGAGCCATTTCTGCACCTTGCCTCTATCAAAATGTGACTGCCACTACCAGGATTCACTCCGGTGACCTAGGGTTCAACAGCCGAATGCTAAAGCCAAGAAGCCACTACTGCAAGTTGCATATACCTTTCATTCTCGCCTAATAGCACCCAGGGGCATACCGTGGACATTGCAAAATACTGCAGTTAAACCCCGGATATATCCAACTGAAAGGGGATTACTAAATATAGTTTGATGCACTGATAATTCAGTATATAAACACCGCAATAGGTTGGCTAGTGTGTAACCTAGAAGCATAAATACAGTGTGTCCACACTATCTGTGCACATCCTGCAGTGACATGCCAGCCCCCAGCATACTGAAAGCATCCCGCTTGCTGGGTGTCGTCAGGCCTAGCACAAGCAATGAACAGAACATTGGAGCCACCCATCACCTATCATTACAGATTTAATTCTGTTATTGCTACATAAAATCGCAATAAAAATATCCTATTGAAATTAAGTTACAACTGATTTCCACAGTGCCTTCAAAATTGAAGCAGGTCATGTGAGAGCTATCAAAAGCCTTTGGTCAGCTAAGGCTTCTCTGTACGACAACTGGTGCATGGAATGTTGGCTTCCTCGTAAGACTGCGGTGTTGCTTTGAAAATAAGTACACCAGATCAAAGGTTACTCGTAAGCGCCCCGCATGCTTCCCTCGTCACGCAGTTTTATGTCTCCACATGGCTAGTGCTGTCAGCAGGTGCCCAAGGCTGCACTGCTGACAAGGTTCAGTGCATGAAAAGTGATTGCGGAAGGGCTGGTAGGAGAAGCACTACTTGAAAGGGTGTGGTGCAGCGTTTGATGCACAGAATGTTCTGCTGAATGGGAGGTTGAGAGATGCGGAGAGTAGTGCTATACTTCTGCTTGGGATTTCCAAGGGGATGTTTTGAGTGTTCAATATAAACAATGATTTGATATATCCAGGATCGACTGCACTTATTCGCATTATCGAACAAGAGTTCACAACACGCATATCTGCTTTCATTCAGTTCTAAACCGGGATGGCAGAGACCAACAGCTCACACGTGCAGCCAAGGATGACATGGCACAACAAAAATATGCACTGCTTCTCCTGCTGTTACAGCTTGCTTCTGTCTGTACCTGTGCaaaattaaaaaatgcaaataaaaacacatcTTACGGTCACCCCGCGTGATTTCAGGAGGCTGAAACCCGGCTTTGAATCGTGTTAGAGTGCGAACATTCACAATAGGGGCTGGGAACTCACTCTTCTCCTGTATGAAGTGCCTGAGAATTTGACCCAGGTCCTTGTTCTCGCACAGGTCATGGACTGCTCCAGGACAGTGTGGCAGGATCAGGCATGAGTACCGATTGGCTGTGCACAAAACAGAGCACCTTTCCATCAAGGAAAAAGCACTTGAGAGTAAGAATTCCGTGAATCAACCTGAGCGCGATGTGACGTTTGTGAACCTCTTAAGCCCAACATGAACTAAGCAGCCTTCTGGAGTGTAAGTAAGAAAAATGGCAAAAAGCAAATATTATACACTTCATTTCCCCACTCCTGTAATAAAGACCTTTTCAAGACAGGATTGCTCATACATGACAACATCACACATTGGTCATCAAGATGACATCTTTCGGCCGTGGAACCGCAGCAGCTATGCATCCATGTATGCAAGACTTTCCGCTGAGATTTACTGTGCTAAAAGGTGAAGCGACTGTCTCTCTCAGGGTGGACACCTGAGTCGTGCTGCAAGAGAAGAGgtgaaaagaggaagaaaaaacacTCTGCACTGCAGGGCAGTCATCAAACATAGCGGACTAATTCGTTATGACTCAGACAGAAAGCAGCCACAGAAAGGAGCTATGATTAACTTTTTTGCAAGCTGACTGCCTTCCgacagtataaaaaaaaaaattggctgtggtttagctctggttaaacctggagtgacgcgatagctacagctggccgagtggaactcgctcagtcgaattgcaaagccagtctttctccgctccgtttcactgtgcgttctttcttcatcttcgtccctggacgtggattcgctccccccacccccccctctccactcggcttcgctggcagctgctccacaccatgtgaccaacctcgtgaccagccacggcggcCATGGGGTggccacgctaaaggctcgaaatgctagtgtaatgtagctatcactacaaaaaaagGACTGAAATCAGTAACTGCATCTAGTGGTAAAGTGAAAGGCAGCCAAACAGAGTGGAGCGGCCATAACCAAGAAATGTCAACAATGCATTCTGCCACAGAATAGATGCACATTCCCGTGATTTTTCCCAACACCAAGGAAAACGAAAACCTTTCCACATCAATGGTGTGATTCAATACCTTGAATGGCTTGGCCACACAAGGTATTGCCACTCAGGCAAATGGGTTTTTCCCCACAACCTTCCTACGCATGGATTAGTATCAAGGCCCAAGCAGAGTCACCGCACAGCTGCCACAGGCATCCCTAGGGTGGTGCGAGCAGGGACTACTTTTCTCTAAGTGGGTGGGcaagtttgttttgttatttgtTTATTCCATGTTTTATTTACATACTAAACTTTATATTTCTagtttatatttattctcattttgCACTCTTCAAAGCTGTATTGGTTAATGCATATAAAGCTGGAACTGAAATGGGCTGCGTTATAAAGACGTGCTGACTAGGAATGATCGACTGCACTGAAAAAGCTTGCATATATTATATTTtaattctgctaatcatgctcATGATCGGGGGTTAGACAATGACTTCTATTGGGACATGATTAGTTTATGTTACTCAGAAGAAATCCTTTACGACTGACTACAAAGCCAAccagctcagccccactgtgcttcaCATTAATAATGTCCCAGAATTGATGTCTGACCTCAGTGCAAGCAGTTGGAGACCAAGGGCAAGAGAGGGGGGGGCGCTGTTTCTTTTGCAGAAATGTTAGGGGGGAAACCCCCCCCCACTTGTTCCAGAGTCCCTGGGTGCAAGGGGTGCGGATTGCAATGGGTGCAGAGTAGGGGAGTGGGAGAGGAAGAACACAGAACGAGGACGAGGATGTGGTGCATGAAGTCTCCCTCACATGCCGTGCCACTGTACTGAGTGCTACTCACCCCAGTGATGCCACTGAATCCTGTTAATGCTCCGAAGTCATTAATGTACAACACAACAACTGAAGAACCCACCGCTTTGGCACTATTATATAACCTCATGCCATAAAGCAGGCATTCACTGAATGTTGAAGAATTCTGCACTGGTTACAAAAGCAGGGCACAAAAACAGAATAAACAAGTTTCATGCTTACGGTCAACTGTGTGAAGTCCAATAGGTATTGCAAAGACTTTCATCCGAAAGTCGTTCAGCCAACGTCTGCTTTGGTCATCTTGATTGACAAACTCCAAGGGCCGCCCCTGCAAAATAGGTTGAGCTGCTTTCAACAAAAACGCTGAAATTTTGTGACATGGGCAGGTAAATACTAGTGCAATGTTTTTCTTAGACCTCACACTACTACCTACCTACTCATTGCACAAAATGTGACAAGAGGACAGTAAGAGAAGCAAACAAAGCGTAAATGCAtcatagcaaaaagaaaaatgttttgtcCCGGATATCAGTCTatgtaaaaaaaaggaagaaaaaaagcccTGCAAGGCACTGCTTCCTGCAGATAAAAGAACTAGAGTAGTTCTGAGTTAGAAGCAACAGCTGCACCGTATCAGATAACGTTGTGGACACTTGCGGATTACTCTGAACCAGGTGCAGTTATTCAGCTTGTGCTAAAGCATCAGGACACAAGCATCTTTGTAACTTAGTTTGCTGTCACAGTTCATCACAGATGGGTTCGTGCAGTCTAACATCCCAAAACTGTATATGAACTATGATAAACAACATTGTGGAGGGCTTCACATTAATTTCGACAACTTGTGGAGTTCTTCCCGCCTCTTGCAGTTGCTCAAAGAACGCAAGCAAACACATGCGACCTCAAACTCCAGCTGGCTAGGCAGGTTGGAGAATTTGTTTGTAATGGTCCTCACTCTTGTCACAATGTCATGAACAAGTGGGTGAGTTTTGTCATTTTTAGCATTTCCAGGAAGCTGcactcaacatttttttttttcaggccacTCTAAATGCTGCGACAAATTCTGATGATAATCAGGGGAGAGATGCATCTCCAGGGAACAAGAGATTGTTTTTGGTCATTGTTGTTTTCTTTAGATGAAAGGATATGGAGGGCCTACATAAGAGGCTTTAATCCATTCAGCACACCATTCATGGCAATTTGTTATCCTAATGATAAGGGTCATGATTATGAAGAAGGATACCATGCTCCACAACGATTCATTTTTGGTTAAATGGAACACACAGGTATGAATGCTACTCTTGAAGGAATGTAATGATGAAGATCATCAAGGTATATGCACCAAATACAGATATGCATTGATTGTGCATCTAAATGACCAAAGAGGAAGCCTCTGCCAATAAATTTGTACACAAAGCAAGGTATGCTTCCTTCATAAAACAGCAATGACAGGGAAGACATTGTTGTCACTTCGCATACGATTTTATCTACCAGTAAATGCAAGGACAAAACATACacatctagaaaaaaaaatacaattaaCTTCAAGCTAATACTTATTTATCTGCTGACACCCATCTCCGCAGGGGTTCGAAATGCGACATTCTTCTGCATTCGGACTGTGTCACATAAGGTTGAAGATGAAACGTGTGATTCGAAGCGCACAGCTGCACTATATCACTCCAGCGAATAACGCTCATATGGTTCACATCACCGAGATTATTTAACGAAAATCACCTCCCTAAATGACAACACATTTCTCATATGTGTCAAGCAGTGCTGCAACAGGCTGTTTATCAGCACCTTGCTCACAGACTCACCCCTGGCGTGGCTATTTGGACCGTGAACGTGCTGTGAAGAAGTGTGAACGTTTGTATGAACGACGGGGCAGAGTTTCCTGCGAAAACATGGTACACAAACACATACCGTCAACATGCACTGTCAAGCACTGTCAACAGCGGTGCAGATAACACGCATCCAAACTGCAAGACGTACGCCGCCGAACATTACTGGGATGATCTGTTACTATTGCAAGCAGTGAACCCAGTAGCTGGTTCTGTTCTCTTGATACGCAGCGAAGTTCGCGTGCATCACACGCGAAATGCGCGTTCCGCAGCGCCGATCCCAGCTATGCAGGCGCGCATCAGTAGGAAGTAGGACAAGGGGATCCGAGTTCAAGCGGAGTTCATTGCAGACGCCGAAAGCCCAAAGCGGCGCCTGTACTTACACTGGTCGTACCGCCCGCGGGAAACATCGAAGCGACGCAAATTTTTCGCAACCGTTTCAGATCGCAACACTGGCTGGCCTGGGTAGCGAAGGCAAAACGTAAGAAGTCGTCTGCGCTTTTAGGCCTAGGCAGGGAAGCTCACTCCCCCTCAACGCATCGTCGTCTGCCCCCCTCAAGTAGGCCGCGTACCCCCGTCCACGTCAGGGCGAGAAAAGCGGTCGGATCGCGGCCACAGTAGTCCGCACTCACCATCCTTGGAGCCGCTCAAGACGATGAGACAGCTTAAACGTGGTGCTGTGGACATGGTGCGGGCAAAGTCATAGTATTTTGCGGGTCAACACCAACATGCGCGCCGAAAAAACCGCAAAGCGCGGCTCCCTTGGCGGCGGGTTCAATGCACTCACAGGGTTGACGGCAGAGCCAACGGCGGCGGTGGCGCGAAAGTAGCCGCTGTCGAAACGAAGTAAAAtacaatgcgaaaaaaaaagcgcgagaTGATGCTTCCGTTCGGATTCTGTTTTGTCCCTTGGAAGGTCTATTTTGGAGGGTCTATGTTTTTACTTTTGATATCGCACTTTTATTTGCGCAGAAGATAAAGTGCACGTGCACTTCCTGCAATGCTCGCACGAAGCACCGGCACCGGTGGCGCCAATCGTAGCATTGACGCTTCCTCTGTCGTCTCGCTACTTTGCTTCACCGGCCACGGAGTGACAGCGCTTGAGCGTTAAAATTTTGCAGTTTCACTGAAAACCATTTTTTCGCATTGACTCATGCACCGGGCAAAGGCCATCGGTGCCTCCGCGTGAGCGCATGGCTGCTTCACTGGCAATGGCGGAACAAAACAACAAGCAGCTCGTAATAACGGCGTTGCTGTTGGAAAGACGTCGTTTCATTCCGTTAATTGTGGTCAAAGGGGGCGCGAAATCTCGCCGGCAACGTGACACCTTCACCATCTACACCGGAAGCGCGGCGATTGGGTACATAGGCAGCCGGTAGTTTTCCACTCGTTACGAAACGGAAGGGCGAGTGGCGGCTCGTCCCAATCTAAAGAAAGCATGAAAGAAAGGTGCGGAGATGAAAGAGGAAAGGTGTCGTAGCGAGCGGTGGCGGCGAACACTTCGCCGGTGACGAGGCAAAAGGGATCGGCCACGTGACGTTCGAGACAGCGGGAGCACGCCTCTGCCCGCATGCCGGAGGGAGGAGGGAAAGCGCAGAGACAGCTAAAAAAGTTTCGCAAGCAACAGGAACCGGCAGATGTTCCGCGCTTGTCGTGCTTGTTCCGCaagaaacgcgcgcgccgcgcgcGGTGGCGCACGACAGAGCGAAAGTTGGAGAGAAAGCGAGCGACAGACGAGCGTAGAAAACAGGAACAAGTGGAGAGAGATGCAAAAGGCCAAGAGTAGAGAGAAGGTTAGAGGGAGGGAGGAGGCGCCGAAAGAGAAAGAGCAAGGTGGGAGagattgcgaaaaaaaaacgctgcccCAAGGGCAACGGTGAAGAGGCCCGAAGTCGGCAACATAAAAAAGAAACGGAGAGAGGAAGAGAACGTGCGTTCCGAGTACCGTCTCCCGCTTTCACTCTTTTTCTCTACAAACCTCGCCGCTTGTAATTCATAGCGCAGCGTTTGGCGCGAAGCTTTGCGAGCGCTGATTGGACGACCGAGGTTACCGGCTCGTCGCTCATTGGAGTCTATCGACCACGTGGGGTCAGGTATATAAGCATTGTCCCGCCATTTTGAGGAGCATTCAAGTGACTGGTGTGGTGCGTGTGTCACGTCGCTTCGCCGCTTTCATTTAAGTGTGCCTCGTTTCGGGTTATTTATTTCGCAAGACCAGCCAGAATGCCCGCCACACGTTCCAGGCCTAGGTGAGTTGGTCCTCGAACCACGAGCATTACAGTCGAAACCGTATCGTTGCATTTTTCGGTCGAAAATGCTGGGGCCCGCTCTGGAACCGGCGGTAGCACGAGCTAAGCCTAATGCCGGGACAAAGTTCTTTGTCAGTTAAAGGCTTGTAGGTTCGTTTCTACGCTCATTATTATACTTTTTGTAGCGCGTAATTGATGTATAAGGCGTGCAGCAGCGTTTGCGCAGTGTCGCGATAGCGGGGAGTGCTTTGACCCACTTCTTCAGCGGTAGAACGGTGGAGGCGAGGGGGATAATCCGCGGAGCGACTTCGCCGGTCCCGTTTGCGGCGAACGTTAACGCACTGGTCGTGACGCTCGCGTTTCTAGTACGGGTAgagagcagctgcagcaaaacaaaagccAGCGGCGGCCCGTGAAGCCCCGTT is a window of Amblyomma americanum isolate KBUSLIRL-KWMA chromosome 4, ASM5285725v1, whole genome shotgun sequence DNA encoding:
- the LOC144128357 gene encoding glutamine amidotransferase-like class 1 domain-containing protein 1; the encoded protein is MSTAPRLSCLIVLSGSKDGNSAPSFIQTFTLLHSTFTVQIATPGGRPLEFVNQDDQSRRWLNDFRMKVFAIPIGLHTVDPNRYSCLILPHCPGAVHDLCENKDLGQILRHFIQEKKPICAIGMGVAGLFSAMEDSDVWSFRRCTLTAVSVFELARSPDFANLPVIPEDVIKDRGALYSSSDPDEVHVVVDRHLVTGQNEQSTLTAVQNLVLLCNQKQGATRKERHQ